A genome region from Salvelinus alpinus chromosome 26, SLU_Salpinus.1, whole genome shotgun sequence includes the following:
- the LOC139555076 gene encoding hairy/enhancer-of-split related with YRPW motif protein 1-like: protein MKRNHDFSSSDSELDENIEVEKESADENGNMSSPLGPMSPATKTQVNARKRRRGIIEKRRRDRINNSLTELRRLVPSAFEKQGSAKLEKAEILQMTVDHLKMLHAAGGKGYFDAHALASDYRGLGFRECLAETARYLSIMEGLDSTDPLRIRLVSHLNSYASQREAHSVPVSGLGHLAWGSAFGSPPSAHLAHHLLLQQQHHQHQQGATLPLPRSASNSSPSSSSSTPSSSSSSSSSPIEREPRSSPHGHAPSRLSGATPLSEHSHAQGGPLRVPPSAAPLPPGLNLTVTSTAASAASKLSPPLSLSSLSTLSAFPFPFSAFPLLSPGTLSPPVHTPSSQASLGKQPYRPWGMEIGAF, encoded by the exons ATGAAAAGGAATCACGATTTTAGCTCCTCGGACAGCGAGCTGGACGAGAACATTGAGGTTGAGAAGGAGAGTGCAGATGAAAATGG GAACATGAGTTCTCCCCTTGGGCCGATGTCTCCAGCAACAAAAACTCAAGTGAATGCGAGGAAGCGCCGTCGAGGA ATCATTGAAAAACGTCGCCGTGACAGAATCAACAACAGCCTCACCGAGCTGCGCAGACTGGTCCCTAGCGCGTTCGAGAAGCAG GGTTCAGCTAAACTGGAGAAAGCAGAGATTCTGCAGATGACGGTGGATCATCTGAAGATGCTTCATGCTGCTGGAGGAAAAG GTTACTTTGATGCCCATGCCCTGGCCTCGGACTACCGGGGTCTGGGTTTCAGGGAATGTCTGGCTGAGACGGCCCGCTACCTGAGCATTATGGAAGGCCTGGACAGCACTGACCCCCTGCGGATCCGCCTGGTCTCCCACCTGAACAGCTACGCCTCCCAGAGAGAGGCCCACTCCGTCCCTGTGTCTGGACTGGGCCACCTGGCATGGGGCTCGGCTTTTGGGTCTCCCCCCTCCGCACACCTggcccaccacctcctcctccagcaGCAGCACCATCAACACCAGCAGGGGGCGACGTTACCGTTACCACGCAGCGCCTCCAACAGCTCTCCGTCATCCTCCTCTTCGACTCCTtcttcatcctcttcttcctcctcctcgccGATAGAGAGAGAGCCTCGCTCCTCGCCCCATGGCCATGCTCCCAGCAGGCTTAGCGGTGCCACCCCCCTCTCTGAGCACAGTCACGCCCAGGGGGGTCCTCTCCGTGTCCCCCCCAGTgctgcccccctccccccaggGCTGAACCTCACCGTGACCTCCACAGCCGCCTCTGCAGCCTCCaagctctcccctcccctctccctgtcctcaCTCTCCACCCTATCGGCGTTCCCCTTCCCCTTCAGTGCCTTCCCCCTGCTGTCCCCCGGCACCCTCAGCCCCCCCGTCCACACCCCCTCCAGCCAAGCCAGCCTGGGGAAGCAGCCCTACCGGCCCTGGGGCATGGAGATAGGGGCTTTCTGA
- the LOC139555077 gene encoding stathmin-2-like, with the protein MAKTAIAYKEKMKEISVLSLLCSCLYPETRKNLMGEFQVAGMEVKPINKRASGQAFEVILKPPSPMSDAAHCVTSPPKREVSLEDILKKLEAAEDRRRSQEVQVLRALAEKREHERDVLLKAMEENSNFSKMAEEKLTMKMEQIKENRQAYLASIMERLQEKERHAQVVRRNKELREELTA; encoded by the exons ATGGCTAAAACAGCAATTG CATACAAAGAGAAGATGAAGGAGATTTCTGTCctatctctcctctgctcctgccTGTACCCTGAGACACGCAAGAACCTGATGGGAGAGTTCCAAG TAGCAGGCATGGAGGTGAAGCCCATCAACAAGCGTGCCTCTGGCCAGGCCTTCGAGGTGATCCTGAAGCCCCCCTCCCCGATGTCGGACGCAGCCCACTGCGTCACCTCGCCCCCTAAGAGGGAGGTCTCTCTGGAGGACATCCTGAAGAAGCTGGAGGCCGCTGAGGACCGGAGGAGA TCCCAGGAGGTCCAGGTTCTCAGGGCCCTTGCAGAGAAGCGGGAGCACGAAAGGGACGTGCTGCTCAAGGCCATGGAGGAGAACAGCAACTTCAGCAAGATGGCAGAGGAGAAGCTGACCATGAAGATGGAGCAGATCAAGGAGAACCGCCAGGCCTACCTGGCCTCCATCATGGAGCGCCTGCAGGAGAAG GAGAGGCATGCCCAGGTGGTGCGCAGGAACAAAGAGCTCAGGGAAGAGCTGACAGCGTGA